The following coding sequences lie in one Gammaproteobacteria bacterium genomic window:
- the mutL gene encoding DNA mismatch repair endonuclease MutL yields MRIQLLPPQLVNQIAAGEVVERPAAVVKELLENSLDAGARTIEIDVEQGGVRRVRVRDDGRGIHKDDLPLALRRHATSKIRSLEDLEQVLSLGFRGEALPSIGSVSRLELSSRTAADSHGWRVAGEGDASSLPEPTAHPVGTTVEVRDLFFNVPARRNFLRTEQTEFGHIEDLVKRIALSRFEVGFTLRHNQRVVHSLRPLEPGEHAQRVAALYGTAFMEQALPVESAAVGLRLWGWVGLPTFSRGQADLQFFYVNGRMVRDKLVSHAIRQAYQDVLYHGRHPAYVLYLELPPAQVDVNVHPTKHEVRFREGRLVHDFLFRSLHKSLAEVSPAQHPITQSLPNTPEPRGAVSEIFTPSQRPMPLAAPHVPSAAQVREQIVAYQALHGVELRDEPAPATAPPPLGYALAQLQGIYILAENAHGLVLVDMHAAHERITYERMKAALEGEGIISQPLLLPVAVNVSTREADIAEENADLFEELGFEIGRAGPETLVVRRAPTLLQDADVASLLRDVLSDLITHGTSTRIREHINGLLGTLACHTSVRAHRRLGLGEMNALLRDMETTPRSGQCNHGRPTWIQLSLDELDKLFMRGR; encoded by the coding sequence ATGCGTATCCAATTACTCCCACCGCAATTAGTCAACCAAATCGCTGCGGGTGAGGTAGTTGAGCGGCCCGCCGCGGTAGTCAAGGAATTGCTGGAAAACAGCCTGGATGCGGGTGCGCGGACTATCGAGATAGACGTCGAGCAGGGCGGGGTGCGCCGGGTGCGGGTGCGGGACGACGGGAGGGGTATCCACAAGGACGACCTGCCGCTGGCGTTGCGCCGTCACGCCACCAGCAAGATCCGCAGTCTGGAAGATCTCGAGCAGGTGCTGAGCCTGGGCTTTCGCGGCGAGGCCTTGCCCAGCATCGGCTCGGTGTCGCGTCTTGAGCTTAGTTCACGTACCGCGGCCGACAGCCACGGCTGGCGGGTGGCGGGCGAGGGGGATGCGTCGAGTCTGCCCGAACCTACTGCTCACCCCGTCGGGACGACGGTCGAGGTGCGCGATCTGTTTTTCAACGTGCCCGCGCGCCGCAATTTCCTGCGCACCGAGCAGACCGAATTCGGCCATATCGAAGATCTGGTCAAGCGCATTGCCTTGAGCCGTTTTGAGGTGGGCTTCACCCTCCGCCACAACCAGCGCGTGGTGCACAGCTTGCGTCCGCTCGAACCCGGCGAGCATGCCCAGCGGGTCGCGGCGCTGTACGGCACGGCCTTTATGGAGCAGGCGCTGCCGGTGGAGTCCGCCGCGGTGGGATTGCGGCTGTGGGGTTGGGTCGGGCTGCCGACCTTCTCCAGGGGTCAGGCCGATCTGCAATTCTTTTACGTCAATGGCCGCATGGTGCGCGACAAGCTGGTCAGCCATGCGATCCGGCAGGCCTACCAGGACGTGCTGTATCACGGCCGTCACCCGGCCTACGTCCTTTATCTGGAGTTGCCCCCTGCGCAGGTGGATGTCAACGTGCATCCGACCAAGCATGAGGTACGTTTTCGCGAGGGGAGGCTGGTGCATGATTTCCTGTTCCGCTCTCTGCACAAGAGTTTGGCAGAGGTAAGTCCAGCACAACATCCGATTACCCAAAGTTTACCCAACACCCCGGAACCACGGGGCGCGGTGTCGGAAATATTCACCCCGTCGCAGCGGCCGATGCCGCTGGCCGCCCCCCATGTACCCTCTGCCGCACAGGTACGCGAACAGATCGTCGCCTATCAGGCTCTGCATGGGGTCGAGCTGCGGGATGAGCCGGCGCCCGCCACGGCGCCGCCGCCTCTCGGCTATGCCCTGGCCCAGTTGCAAGGGATTTATATCCTGGCGGAGAACGCCCACGGCCTCGTATTGGTGGACATGCACGCCGCGCACGAGCGGATTACCTACGAGCGCATGAAGGCGGCGCTGGAGGGGGAGGGGATTATTTCTCAACCGCTATTACTGCCTGTCGCTGTGAATGTCAGCACGCGCGAGGCAGATATCGCCGAGGAAAATGCGGATTTGTTCGAGGAACTGGGCTTCGAGATCGGCCGGGCCGGCCCGGAGACCCTGGTTGTGCGCCGGGCGCCCACGTTGTTGCAAGATGCGGATGTGGCTAGCCTACTGCGCGATGTGCTCTCCGACCTCATCACCCACGGCACGAGTACCCGTATCCGCGAGCATATCAACGGCCTGCTCGGCACGCTAGCCTGTCATACCTCGGTCCGCGCCCACCGCCGCCTTGGGCTTGGTGAAATGAACGCCTTGTTGCGCGATATGGAGACGACGCCGCGCAGCGGGCAGTGCAATCACGGCCGTCCGACATGGATACAACTGAGTTTGGATGAGCTGGATAAATTGTTTATGAGAGGACGGTAG
- a CDS encoding N-acetylmuramoyl-L-alanine amidase, with the protein MAWSSLCLAAPAPSPVEGPVEINKVRVWPAPDNTRLVFDVSAPVQHQLNTFPDRIEVDVRNAALLSLLPAVDAKKSLFTDIRSMTLDDTVRIVIALKNHVRVKDFVLGPNERYGHRLVIDFFPGENQETVAEVSKPAAVLPPPSAPAHKRAAASKPSPARDFVIAIDAGHGGDDPGATGPDGTMEKNIVLSIARRLETLIRKEPGMRPVMTRGGDYYVSLRKRIAKAREHKADLFISIHADAAEDSDAHGSSVYTLSERGATNEAARWLAERENAADLVGGVSLDDKDDLLASVLLDLSQTATSEASMKVAQHILDGLRQVGRVHRRGVEQAGFVVLKSPDIPSILVETAYISNPKEEKKLRNGRYQQALAEAILNGVRGYVVKHSAPGTRVAQKEDSAREHIVRNGETWSSIAKQHQVSAIQLRNANSGLPSRPLPAGKVLRVPSAVTADL; encoded by the coding sequence CTGGCCTGGTCGAGTCTGTGTCTTGCCGCGCCTGCCCCGAGCCCTGTCGAAGGGCCTGTCGAGATCAACAAGGTGCGGGTCTGGCCGGCGCCCGATAACACCCGCTTGGTATTTGATGTCAGCGCCCCCGTCCAGCACCAGCTTAATACCTTCCCCGATCGCATCGAGGTGGACGTGCGCAATGCCGCGCTGCTGAGTTTATTGCCCGCCGTTGACGCCAAGAAAAGCCTGTTCACCGATATCCGCAGTATGACGCTGGACGATACGGTGCGCATCGTCATCGCCCTCAAAAATCATGTCCGGGTCAAGGACTTTGTGCTGGGTCCCAATGAGCGTTATGGCCACCGTCTGGTGATTGATTTCTTCCCCGGCGAAAACCAAGAGACCGTGGCGGAAGTGAGCAAGCCGGCGGCCGTGCTTCCCCCACCCTCCGCGCCGGCCCATAAGCGCGCCGCCGCTTCAAAGCCGTCTCCGGCACGTGATTTCGTGATCGCCATAGACGCCGGGCACGGCGGTGACGACCCCGGCGCCACGGGCCCCGACGGGACGATGGAAAAAAACATCGTGCTGTCCATCGCGCGACGACTGGAGACCCTGATCCGCAAGGAGCCGGGCATGCGGCCGGTGATGACCCGCGGCGGCGACTACTATGTCAGCCTGCGCAAGCGCATCGCCAAGGCGCGTGAGCACAAGGCCGATCTGTTTATCTCCATCCATGCCGATGCCGCCGAGGATTCCGATGCGCACGGCTCATCGGTGTATACGCTGTCCGAACGCGGCGCGACGAATGAGGCGGCGCGTTGGCTCGCCGAGCGCGAGAATGCGGCGGATCTGGTCGGCGGGGTGAGTCTCGATGACAAGGACGATCTGCTGGCCTCGGTGCTGCTGGATCTCTCGCAGACTGCGACCAGCGAGGCCAGCATGAAGGTCGCTCAGCACATTCTGGACGGCTTGCGCCAGGTCGGGCGGGTGCATCGACGCGGCGTGGAGCAGGCCGGATTCGTGGTGCTGAAGTCGCCCGATATCCCTTCCATATTAGTCGAGACCGCCTATATCTCCAATCCCAAGGAGGAGAAAAAGCTGCGCAATGGCCGCTATCAGCAGGCTTTGGCCGAGGCCATCCTGAATGGCGTGCGCGGCTATGTTGTCAAGCATTCGGCGCCGGGAACGCGCGTCGCCCAGAAAGAGGACTCTGCCCGCGAGCACATCGTGCGGAACGGCGAGACTTGGTCCAGCATCGCCAAGCAGCACCAGGTGAGTGCGATCCAGTTGCGTAATGCGAATTCCGGCCTGCCGAGCCGGCCTTTACCTGCTGGTAAGGTGCTACGTGTTCCATCCGCTGTTACAGCCGATCTATAA
- the tsaE gene encoding tRNA (adenosine(37)-N6)-threonylcarbamoyltransferase complex ATPase subunit type 1 TsaE: protein MEALGARLAAQYPSGIVYLQGELGAGKTTLVRGWLRALGYQGKVKSPTYTLIEPYDLSGRRIYHFDLYRLTDPHELENIGARDYLRPDALCLIEWPERGGSLLPSPDLWIIIEHRREQRRIRLDAMNTMINH from the coding sequence ATGGAGGCGCTCGGCGCGCGCCTCGCGGCGCAATATCCCAGCGGTATTGTCTATCTACAGGGTGAACTCGGCGCGGGCAAGACCACGCTGGTGCGCGGCTGGCTGCGGGCTTTGGGATACCAAGGCAAGGTTAAAAGTCCTACCTACACCTTGATCGAACCTTATGATCTTTCCGGGCGGCGTATTTATCACTTCGATTTGTACCGCCTCACCGATCCCCATGAGTTGGAGAACATTGGCGCGCGCGATTATTTGCGTCCCGATGCCTTGTGCCTGATCGAATGGCCGGAGCGGGGCGGTTCCCTACTGCCATCCCCTGACCTGTGGATAATCATCGAGCATCGGAGAGAACAACGCCGCATCCGGCTTGATGCGATGAATACCATGATCAATCATTGA
- a CDS encoding NAD(P)H-hydrate dehydratase, with the protein MTALPNTLYRAAQVRELDRIAIEEYGIPGSTLMEHAGEAAFRALRQHWPEVRRIVAVCGLGNNGGDGYVVARLAAEAGLDVGVLQVGDPQRLQGDALRARRLLDATPVAPGVLPPATLVLPCTSVVALPFDVRALSDADLIIDALLGTGLKDEVSSAWREAIEAINSADKPVLAVDIPSGLDADTGCMQGAAVRAALTVTFIGLKQGMYTADGPDHCGAIQFDDLGVPGEVFNRVTAAATRVELKDLPRLAARQRNSHKGDYGRLLVIGGDHGMAGALRLCGEAALRVGAGLVYLATRADHAAVISAQRPELLCYGVERPEQLAPLLERADVIAIGPGLGQSEWASQLLARVLDTGLPLVVDADALNLLALEPLRRDNWILTPHPGEAARLLKTNTAEIQSDRFTAATELQKRYGGVVVLKGAGTMIVAEQRVEVCSAGNPGMASAGMGDVLTGVIAGLIAQGLGREDAARRGVCLHAAAGDQAAEQGERGLIASDLLSWLRPLLNFD; encoded by the coding sequence ATGACCGCACTCCCTAATACGCTTTATCGCGCCGCACAGGTGCGCGAACTCGATCGCATCGCCATCGAGGAGTATGGCATTCCCGGCAGCACACTTATGGAGCATGCAGGTGAGGCCGCCTTCCGGGCGTTGCGGCAACACTGGCCCGAGGTGCGCCGCATCGTGGCGGTCTGTGGTCTCGGCAACAACGGGGGGGATGGCTACGTCGTCGCCCGCCTGGCCGCCGAGGCCGGCCTTGATGTTGGCGTCCTGCAGGTGGGTGATCCGCAGCGTTTGCAGGGCGATGCCCTGCGAGCGCGGCGCTTGCTCGACGCAACGCCGGTCGCTCCCGGCGTCCTGCCTCCCGCGACATTAGTTCTTCCCTGTACGTCAGTCGTGGCCCTTCCCTTCGATGTCCGCGCCTTGAGCGATGCCGATCTGATCATTGATGCCTTGCTGGGTACCGGGCTTAAAGACGAGGTAAGCAGTGCGTGGCGCGAAGCGATAGAAGCCATCAACTCGGCGGATAAGCCGGTGCTCGCCGTGGATATTCCCTCCGGCCTGGACGCTGATACCGGTTGCATGCAGGGCGCGGCGGTGCGGGCGGCGCTCACCGTCACTTTCATTGGTCTCAAGCAAGGCATGTATACCGCCGACGGCCCCGATCATTGCGGTGCGATTCAATTTGATGATCTCGGTGTGCCGGGCGAGGTCTTCAATCGTGTGACTGCCGCGGCCACCCGTGTCGAGTTAAAAGATCTGCCTCGCCTGGCAGCGCGGCAACGCAACTCGCATAAGGGCGATTACGGCCGGCTGCTGGTGATCGGCGGCGATCACGGCATGGCCGGGGCGCTACGCCTGTGCGGTGAAGCCGCACTGCGGGTGGGCGCGGGCTTGGTGTATCTCGCTACCCGCGCTGATCATGCGGCGGTCATCAGCGCACAGCGACCTGAACTGTTGTGTTATGGCGTTGAACGGCCGGAGCAGCTCGCGCCTCTATTAGAGCGCGCCGATGTGATCGCCATCGGGCCTGGGCTGGGCCAATCCGAATGGGCCTCACAACTGTTGGCGCGGGTGCTCGATACGGGACTACCGTTGGTGGTGGATGCCGACGCCCTGAATTTATTGGCATTGGAACCGTTACGGCGCGACAACTGGATACTCACGCCCCATCCGGGCGAGGCGGCGCGGCTGTTAAAAACCAACACGGCGGAAATTCAAAGCGACCGCTTCACCGCGGCGACTGAATTACAAAAACGCTACGGCGGGGTAGTGGTGCTCAAAGGCGCCGGTACGATGATCGTCGCAGAGCAGCGTGTGGAAGTATGCAGCGCCGGGAACCCAGGCATGGCAAGCGCCGGCATGGGCGATGTGTTGACGGGTGTTATCGCCGGTCTTATAGCACAGGGGCTGGGTCGTGAGGACGCCGCCCGGCGTGGCGTCTGTCTGCATGCCGCGGCGGGCGACCAGGCGGCGGAGCAGGGCGAGCGCGGTTTGATCGCAAGCGATTTGCTGTCCTGGCTGCGGCCCTTGTTGAATTTTGACTGA
- a CDS encoding YfhL family 4Fe-4S dicluster ferredoxin: protein MALMITDECINCDVCEPECPNGAISQGPEIYVIDPKLCTECVGHFDTPQCVEVCPVDCIPLNPDIVETKEQLYEKYLILTAQKTA, encoded by the coding sequence ATGGCCTTGATGATTACCGATGAATGTATCAATTGCGACGTGTGCGAGCCGGAGTGCCCGAACGGCGCGATCTCGCAAGGCCCCGAAATCTATGTCATTGATCCCAAGCTCTGCACCGAGTGCGTCGGCCACTTCGACACGCCGCAGTGCGTCGAGGTCTGCCCGGTGGACTGCATCCCGCTCAACCCCGACATCGTCGAGACCAAAGAGCAGTTGTACGAAAAATATTTGATCCTCACCGCGCAAAAAACGGCTTAG
- a CDS encoding iron-sulfur cluster assembly accessory protein, translated as MAITLTEKAAQRVQKLLAKQGGVGLRLGLRKAGCAGQAYTFDIAQEIGEGDSVFESNGAKVVVDRANLLFLDGSQLDYAKEGMNEVFKFNNPNEKSACGCGESVNF; from the coding sequence ATGGCCATCACACTCACCGAAAAGGCTGCACAGCGTGTGCAGAAATTGCTTGCCAAGCAGGGCGGCGTCGGCCTGCGTCTGGGGCTGCGTAAAGCCGGCTGCGCAGGTCAGGCCTATACCTTCGACATCGCCCAAGAGATTGGCGAGGGCGATAGTGTATTCGAGTCTAACGGCGCCAAGGTCGTGGTCGACCGTGCCAACCTGCTCTTTTTAGACGGCTCCCAACTCGATTATGCCAAAGAGGGGATGAACGAGGTGTTCAAGTTCAACAACCCCAATGAAAAGTCCGCCTGCGGTTGCGGCGAGAGCGTGAACTTCTAG
- a CDS encoding proline--tRNA ligase, which yields MRASQLLLSTTKETPADAEVISHQLMLRAGMIRKLAAGIYTWLPLGLRVLRKVEGIVREEMNRIGAQEVLMPAVQPAELWQESGRWGLYGAELLRLKDRHQRDFCFGPTHEEVITDMVRREIRSYKQLPATFYQIQTKFRDEPRPRFGVMRAREFLMKDAYSFHIDQASLQETYETMHTTYMRIFTRLGLDFRAVYADPGAIGGSGSQEFHVLAASGEDAIAFSDTSDYAANVELAEAVTPAGKRPEPKLPMRTVDTPGRHSIEEVSGFLKVAPQQCVKTLLVQGAKKDEVIALVLRGDHELNMVKAGKLTEVASPVTFASNEQVRGVAGCEPGSLGPLGLKIPVIVDRAAAHLVDFVCGANQDGKHLAGVNWGRDLPEPLVADLRNVVEGDPSPDGKGKLSIARGIEVGHIFQLGAKYSATMNATVLDQNGQPVVMTMGCYGIGVSRVVAAAIEQNNDDRGIIWPVAIAPFQVALLPMNMQKSQRVREAAEKLYQELQSAGIEVLFDDRPLRAGVMFADIELIGIPHRLVLGERGLDAGTIEYQGRRDTESRNLPLSGIMDFINTQHA from the coding sequence ATGCGCGCATCCCAGCTACTCCTCTCCACCACCAAGGAAACTCCCGCCGACGCCGAGGTTATCAGCCATCAGTTGATGCTCCGCGCCGGCATGATTCGCAAACTCGCGGCCGGTATTTATACCTGGCTGCCGCTCGGCTTGCGCGTGCTGCGCAAGGTGGAGGGCATCGTGCGCGAGGAGATGAATCGCATCGGCGCGCAAGAGGTGCTGATGCCCGCCGTGCAGCCGGCCGAACTGTGGCAGGAATCCGGGCGTTGGGGACTCTACGGCGCGGAATTGTTGCGCCTGAAGGACCGACATCAACGTGACTTCTGCTTCGGCCCTACGCACGAAGAGGTTATCACCGACATGGTGCGCCGCGAGATTCGCAGTTACAAACAATTGCCGGCCACGTTTTACCAAATCCAAACCAAATTCCGCGATGAACCACGGCCGCGCTTCGGCGTGATGCGCGCGCGCGAATTCCTGATGAAGGACGCCTACTCCTTTCACATAGATCAGGCCTCGCTGCAAGAAACGTACGAGACCATGCACACAACCTATATGCGCATCTTCACTCGCTTGGGGTTGGATTTCCGCGCCGTGTATGCCGATCCCGGCGCGATCGGCGGGAGCGGCTCGCAGGAATTTCACGTACTCGCCGCCTCGGGCGAAGACGCCATCGCCTTTTCCGATACGAGCGACTACGCGGCCAACGTCGAACTGGCCGAGGCGGTGACGCCCGCTGGCAAGCGTCCCGAACCAAAACTACCGATGCGAACCGTGGACACGCCCGGCCGGCACAGCATTGAAGAGGTGAGCGGGTTTCTGAAGGTTGCGCCGCAGCAGTGCGTAAAAACACTGTTGGTGCAAGGCGCCAAGAAAGATGAAGTCATCGCCCTGGTGCTGCGCGGCGATCACGAACTGAATATGGTTAAGGCGGGCAAACTCACCGAGGTTGCAAGCCCCGTCACCTTTGCGAGTAATGAACAGGTGCGCGGAGTGGCCGGCTGCGAGCCGGGTTCGCTGGGTCCGCTGGGATTAAAAATTCCTGTCATTGTGGATCGAGCTGCGGCGCACCTTGTGGACTTTGTGTGTGGCGCGAATCAAGACGGCAAACATCTCGCCGGCGTAAATTGGGGGCGCGATCTACCCGAACCTCTAGTAGCCGACCTGCGTAATGTTGTGGAAGGTGATCCTAGTCCGGATGGGAAGGGAAAGCTCTCCATCGCGCGAGGCATCGAGGTCGGCCACATCTTCCAGCTCGGCGCCAAATACAGCGCAACCATGAACGCCACTGTGCTCGACCAGAACGGCCAGCCGGTGGTCATGACGATGGGTTGTTACGGCATCGGCGTGTCGCGGGTGGTGGCCGCCGCCATCGAACAGAATAACGACGATCGTGGCATCATCTGGCCGGTGGCGATTGCGCCGTTTCAAGTTGCTTTGCTGCCCATGAACATGCAGAAATCACAACGGGTGCGTGAGGCGGCGGAAAAACTTTATCAGGAATTGCAGAGCGCGGGCATCGAGGTGTTGTTTGACGACCGCCCGCTGCGCGCAGGCGTGATGTTCGCCGACATCGAACTGATCGGCATTCCACATCGTCTGGTGCTGGGCGAGCGCGGGCTGGATGCCGGGACGATTGAGTATCAAGGAAGGCGCGATACGGAGAGTCGAAACTTACCGCTGTCGGGAATAATGGATTTTATAAATACACAACATGCTTGA
- the glgB gene encoding 1,4-alpha-glucan branching protein GlgB yields the protein MNTVANPSSELVRLSEGRHHDPFSLLGRHPLGTQQEIIRAYIPGATRVFIEGLSQALPMQPVAAISGMFEWRGEAAKVGPHYELTWQEGGQSRRAYDPYCFPPQVPDYDLHLFGEGRHRHAHRFMGAHLHSVEGISGVLFAVWAPNAERVSVVGDFNNWDGRRYPMRVRGGSGVWELFIPGIGAETLYKFEVRTQAGYIDLKTDPYAQSFELRPKTASIVTADSPRSWTDAVWMQNRTEGAWLHQPISIYEIHLGSWRRDEHGQFLNYRDLAHQLVAHVSALGFTHIELMPVTEHPYDASWGYQTTGYYAPTRRHGSPDDFRYFVDYCHTHHIGVLLDWVPAHFPRDQHALARFDGTALYEHEDPRWGEHPDWGTLIFNYGRNEVKNFLVSSALYWLEEFHIDGLRVDAVASMLYLDYSRKPGEWRPNVHGGNENLEAIAFLRELNTVTHEYCPGTLMLAEESTAWPMVSRPVWLGGLGFSIKWNMGWMHDTLEYMRLDPVYRHYHHERLTFGMLYAYTENFVLPFSHDEVVHGKASLLYKMPGDTWQRFANLRLLYTYMYTQPGKKLLFMGCEFAQGTEWDHTTQLDWYVLDYPEHQGVLSLVRDLNRLYRESGALHRYDFDAQGFEWIDCHDAAQSVLSYLRKSEDETVAVVLNFTPMPRHGYRLGVPHPGYYHTVLNSDSTFYGGSNLGEAGVWAEPQPWMGRPWSIQITLPPLAGVVLRHSG from the coding sequence ATGAATACCGTAGCTAATCCGTCCTCCGAATTGGTACGGCTGTCAGAAGGCCGTCACCATGACCCATTCTCCTTGCTTGGGCGGCATCCTCTGGGTACGCAACAAGAGATTATCCGTGCCTATATACCGGGCGCAACCCGCGTGTTTATAGAAGGACTGAGCCAGGCATTGCCTATGCAGCCGGTAGCCGCAATCAGCGGCATGTTTGAATGGCGTGGTGAAGCCGCCAAGGTCGGCCCGCATTACGAGTTGACCTGGCAAGAGGGCGGACAGTCACGACGCGCGTACGACCCCTATTGTTTTCCACCACAAGTTCCCGACTATGATTTGCACCTTTTCGGTGAAGGGCGCCACCGGCATGCACACCGCTTTATGGGCGCACATCTCCACAGCGTGGAGGGGATCAGCGGCGTGCTGTTCGCCGTGTGGGCCCCGAACGCCGAGCGCGTCAGTGTGGTGGGCGACTTCAACAACTGGGACGGGCGCCGTTATCCCATGCGGGTGCGCGGCGGCAGTGGGGTGTGGGAACTGTTTATTCCCGGCATCGGTGCTGAAACGCTCTACAAATTTGAAGTACGCACCCAGGCCGGCTACATAGACCTCAAGACCGATCCTTACGCCCAGAGTTTTGAGCTGCGCCCGAAGACCGCCTCCATCGTGACGGCGGACTCCCCGCGTAGCTGGACGGATGCGGTCTGGATGCAGAACCGCACGGAAGGCGCCTGGCTGCATCAGCCGATCTCTATCTATGAAATTCATCTGGGCTCGTGGCGGCGCGACGAACACGGGCAGTTTCTCAACTATCGAGATCTCGCGCACCAACTCGTCGCGCACGTCAGCGCACTCGGCTTTACGCACATTGAACTCATGCCGGTCACCGAACACCCTTATGACGCCTCCTGGGGCTATCAGACCACCGGCTACTACGCCCCCACCCGCCGCCACGGCAGCCCCGACGACTTCCGCTATTTTGTGGATTACTGTCACACGCACCATATCGGCGTATTGCTCGACTGGGTGCCCGCGCACTTTCCCAGGGATCAGCATGCCCTGGCGCGTTTCGACGGCACAGCCCTCTATGAACACGAAGACCCGCGTTGGGGCGAACATCCCGATTGGGGCACGCTGATCTTCAATTACGGCCGCAACGAGGTGAAAAATTTTCTCGTCTCCAGCGCGCTCTACTGGCTGGAGGAATTCCATATAGACGGCCTGCGCGTGGACGCCGTCGCCTCCATGCTGTACCTCGATTATTCACGCAAGCCCGGCGAGTGGCGGCCCAATGTCCACGGCGGCAATGAAAATCTCGAGGCCATCGCCTTCTTGCGCGAGCTCAACACCGTCACCCACGAATATTGTCCGGGCACGCTGATGCTTGCCGAAGAATCCACCGCCTGGCCGATGGTGTCGCGGCCGGTATGGCTGGGCGGCCTCGGCTTCAGCATAAAGTGGAACATGGGATGGATGCATGACACGCTGGAGTACATGAGGCTCGACCCGGTGTACCGCCACTACCATCACGAACGGCTCACCTTCGGTATGCTCTATGCCTATACCGAAAACTTTGTGTTGCCGTTCTCGCACGATGAAGTCGTGCACGGCAAGGCCTCGCTGCTCTACAAGATGCCGGGTGACACCTGGCAGCGCTTCGCCAATCTGCGCCTGCTCTACACCTACATGTACACGCAACCCGGCAAGAAACTGCTGTTCATGGGCTGCGAGTTCGCGCAAGGTACTGAATGGGATCACACCACCCAACTGGACTGGTACGTGCTCGACTATCCAGAACATCAGGGCGTGCTGAGTCTGGTGCGCGATCTCAACCGGCTGTATCGTGAATCCGGCGCCCTGCACCGTTACGACTTCGACGCTCAAGGCTTCGAGTGGATAGACTGCCACGACGCCGCGCAATCGGTACTCTCTTATCTGCGCAAGAGCGAGGACGAAACCGTGGCCGTAGTCCTCAACTTTACGCCCATGCCGCGCCACGGTTATCGCCTCGGCGTGCCCCACCCGGGCTATTACCACACTGTTCTTAATTCAGATTCGACCTTCTACGGCGGGAGTAACTTGGGTGAAGCGGGTGTGTGGGCCGAGCCGCAGCCGTGGATGGGCAGGCCGTGGTCCATACAAATCACCCTCCCGCCCTTGGCCGGTGTGGTGCTCAGGCACAGTGGATAA